The following are from one region of the Desulfonatronum thioautotrophicum genome:
- a CDS encoding YhjD/YihY/BrkB family envelope integrity protein gives MQTTFGTVLQFLKNQLSSHASAAAYYFLLSIGPLVLVVVSILNTSLVNFPELTAELFAFLSQFNEELNEDFFRSIGILQAQTAISGLGLLGVLWTSRLIISSIQSAFGVIFSSDRSRSFVWSNLLSLVLVPGVLTLLLLSTLTNVILRFLHDKLEEISWLVQIYDLLLKLSGFVVPLVLVFGLIFICYRFLPLTRPKVWHAALGAGFCTLAIHGLRVAFLQFVSLASYNYVYGSLGAVIFLLLWVYLVFLLFFLFAQFVEVAGRVDILALDRIIAPQNTSSGIGGRVEDRLFGSSRRIFSKYAQSVSSGNVVYRKGDQGRDIYYLRSGKVLLFNESPASSSKPLAVIEPGQFFGETAYLLNQPRLSTARAETNSELILLSPRVFEDLLAHSPSVSRKIISSLGLRLKQATKAAGDGNSVFSEHQPGQTV, from the coding sequence TTGCAAACCACTTTCGGCACCGTCCTCCAGTTTCTGAAGAATCAGCTTTCCAGCCACGCATCCGCGGCGGCTTACTACTTTCTGTTGTCCATTGGGCCGCTGGTCCTGGTGGTCGTCTCCATCCTGAACACCTCGCTGGTCAATTTCCCGGAATTGACCGCGGAACTGTTCGCCTTTCTCTCCCAGTTCAATGAGGAGCTGAACGAGGACTTTTTCCGGAGCATCGGCATCCTGCAGGCCCAGACGGCCATCAGCGGGCTGGGTCTTTTGGGCGTCCTCTGGACCAGCCGGTTGATCATCAGCTCCATTCAGAGCGCCTTTGGGGTGATTTTCTCCAGCGATCGATCCAGAAGTTTTGTCTGGAGCAACCTGCTGTCGCTGGTTTTGGTCCCCGGCGTGCTGACTTTGCTGCTGCTCTCCACGCTGACCAACGTGATCCTGCGCTTCCTGCATGACAAACTGGAGGAGATCAGCTGGCTGGTTCAGATCTACGATCTGCTGCTGAAGCTTTCCGGTTTCGTCGTCCCCCTGGTTCTGGTTTTCGGCCTGATCTTCATTTGCTACCGTTTTCTGCCCCTGACAAGGCCCAAGGTCTGGCACGCCGCTTTGGGTGCCGGATTCTGCACCCTGGCCATTCACGGCTTGCGAGTGGCATTTCTGCAATTTGTCTCCCTGGCCTCCTACAATTACGTGTACGGTTCCTTGGGCGCGGTGATCTTCCTGCTGCTTTGGGTCTATCTGGTTTTTCTGCTTTTTTTTCTCTTTGCCCAGTTCGTGGAAGTGGCTGGCCGGGTAGACATCCTGGCTCTGGATCGGATCATCGCTCCTCAAAACACCTCCAGTGGAATAGGTGGTCGCGTGGAGGATAGGCTTTTCGGCTCGTCCCGGCGCATTTTCTCCAAGTACGCCCAGAGCGTTTCGAGTGGAAATGTCGTCTATCGCAAAGGTGACCAGGGACGGGATATCTACTACCTGCGCTCCGGCAAGGTTCTGCTTTTCAATGAGAGTCCGGCCTCGTCCTCCAAGCCCCTGGCCGTGATCGAGCCGGGGCAGTTCTTCGGTGAAACCGCCTATCTCTTGAACCAGCCGCGTCTTTCCACGGCACGGGCCGAAACCAATTCCGAACTGATCCTCCTCTCTCCCAGAGTCTTTGAAGACCTCCTGGCCCACAGTCCCTCTGTATCCCGAAAGATCATCAGCTCTCTGGGGCTACGGCTGAAGCAGGCGACAAAGGCGGCGGGAGACGGAAACTCTGTGTTTAGCGAACATCAGCCGGGACAAACCGTATGA
- a CDS encoding nucleotidyltransferase domain-containing protein, with the protein MRFLQRRGAKMNERMTLTQQILERLRPLEPDQVILFGSHAWGTPGEESDVDIYVVTKDDFIPKDFEQKKQLRLKVARAIRDLQKTTPIDVITHTRAMHKKFIENDSGFCRAIMQNGVRLL; encoded by the coding sequence GTGAGGTTTCTTCAAAGAAGGGGCGCGAAAATGAATGAGCGCATGACGCTGACCCAGCAGATACTTGAGCGACTCCGTCCGCTGGAGCCGGATCAGGTTATTCTTTTCGGCAGCCATGCCTGGGGGACGCCGGGGGAAGAGAGCGACGTGGACATCTATGTCGTCACCAAAGACGACTTTATTCCCAAGGACTTTGAGCAAAAAAAACAGTTGAGGCTGAAAGTGGCCCGAGCCATCAGAGACCTCCAAAAGACAACTCCCATTGACGTCATCACGCATACCCGGGCAATGCACAAGAAGTTTATCGAAAATGACAGCGGATTTTGCCGAGCCATCATGCAAAACGGGGTTCGCCTGCTATGA
- a CDS encoding 3-isopropylmalate dehydrogenase encodes MRSYNIGWFPGDGIGPEVTLQGRKVLDAAGAKFGFTINWQHIDLGGERYLKTGELVPDSVLEEMRGLESIYLGAIGHPDVKPGILEQGILLKLRFALDQYINLRPVKLYPGVDCPLKDKGPAEIDYVVVRENTEGLYAGSGGCLRQGTTHEIAVQESVNTYMGVERCLRYAFELAASRPRKKLTLCGKTNVLTFAFGLWERVFHELAKEFPQVELDYAHVDATCMWMVKNPEWFDVIVTDNMFGDIITDLGAITQGGLGIAAGGNINPQGVSMFEPIGGSAPKYTGQGKANPLAAILAGQMMLVELKEDQAAQAVEQAVINLLPKMASQAAGRMGMTTDEVGDRVAEGVA; translated from the coding sequence ATGCGCAGTTACAATATCGGCTGGTTCCCCGGTGACGGCATCGGGCCTGAAGTGACCCTGCAGGGCCGCAAGGTGCTGGACGCGGCCGGGGCGAAATTTGGATTCACGATCAACTGGCAGCACATCGACCTGGGCGGAGAGCGCTACCTGAAGACCGGAGAGCTGGTTCCGGACTCCGTGTTGGAGGAAATGCGCGGCCTGGAGTCCATCTACCTGGGGGCCATCGGCCATCCGGACGTCAAGCCGGGCATTTTGGAGCAGGGCATCCTGCTCAAGTTGCGCTTTGCTCTGGATCAATACATCAACCTGCGCCCGGTGAAGCTCTATCCCGGCGTGGACTGCCCGCTCAAAGACAAAGGCCCCGCGGAGATCGACTATGTGGTGGTCCGGGAAAACACTGAGGGCCTCTATGCCGGCAGTGGCGGGTGTCTGCGGCAGGGAACGACGCACGAAATCGCGGTCCAGGAATCCGTGAATACCTACATGGGCGTGGAGCGCTGCCTGCGCTACGCCTTTGAACTGGCCGCGTCCCGACCACGTAAAAAGCTGACCCTTTGCGGCAAGACCAACGTTCTGACCTTTGCCTTCGGTCTTTGGGAACGGGTTTTCCACGAGCTGGCCAAGGAATTTCCCCAGGTGGAACTGGACTACGCCCACGTGGACGCCACCTGCATGTGGATGGTCAAGAATCCGGAATGGTTCGACGTGATTGTCACGGACAACATGTTCGGGGATATCATCACCGACCTGGGCGCCATCACTCAGGGCGGACTGGGCATTGCCGCGGGCGGGAACATCAATCCCCAGGGCGTGTCCATGTTCGAGCCCATCGGGGGCTCGGCCCCCAAATATACCGGACAGGGCAAGGCCAATCCCTTGGCCGCAATCCTGGCCGGGCAGATGATGCTTGTGGAACTGAAAGAAGACCAGGCTGCACAGGCAGTGGAACAAGCCGTGATCAACCTGCTGCCCAAAATGGCCAGCCAGGCTGCCGGCCGGATGGGCATGACCACGGACGAGGTCGGGGATCGTGTGGCCGAGGGCGTGGCTTAG
- a CDS encoding HEPN domain-containing protein yields MRLRPASEWLKAARLDLDSIPYILHVEHLTPVVAFHAQQSVEKSLKALLEFKGRHIPKTHKLQTLFDSAEPEFEIDEEILLVLDDLYIDARYPGDFGLLPDGVPSVEHAVTFYRFAQDVYFNISDFIGISKDS; encoded by the coding sequence ATGAGATTGCGACCGGCTTCTGAATGGCTCAAGGCCGCCAGGCTGGATCTGGACAGCATTCCCTACATTCTCCATGTGGAACATTTGACTCCGGTTGTGGCGTTTCATGCTCAGCAATCCGTTGAAAAATCGTTGAAAGCCCTTCTGGAGTTCAAGGGGCGCCACATTCCAAAGACGCACAAGCTGCAGACGCTCTTCGACAGCGCGGAACCGGAATTTGAAATTGATGAAGAGATTCTTCTCGTGCTGGATGATCTGTATATTGACGCACGATATCCTGGCGATTTCGGCCTGCTGCCGGATGGGGTACCTTCCGTGGAACATGCGGTTACATTCTACCGCTTTGCTCAAGACGTATATTTCAATATCTCTGATTTCATTGGAATCTCTAAAGATTCATGA
- a CDS encoding isocitrate/isopropylmalate family dehydrogenase, with translation MDHPGEAYLIPEGVSMFEPIGGSAPKCAGQGKANPLAAILAGQMMLNELREAQAAQAVEQAVINLLPKMSS, from the coding sequence ATGGACCATCCTGGTGAAGCATACTTGATACCCGAGGGCGTTTCCATGTTCGAGCCCATCGGCGGCTCGGCCCCGAAATGCGCCGGGCAGGGCAAGGCCAACCCCCTGGCCGCCATCCTGGCCGGACAGATGATGCTCAACGAACTCAGGGAAGCTCAGGCGGCCCAGGCCGTGGAGCAGGCCGTGATCAACCTGCTGCCCAAGATGTCCAGCTAG